A stretch of Melospiza georgiana isolate bMelGeo1 unplaced genomic scaffold, bMelGeo1.pri scaffold_29, whole genome shotgun sequence DNA encodes these proteins:
- the LOC131096324 gene encoding olfactory receptor 14I1-like — protein sequence MSNSSSISHFLLLALADTRQLQLLHFCLLLGISLAALLGNGLIISAVACGHHRHTPMFFFLLNLALSDLGSICTTVPKAMHNSLWDTRDISYTGCAAQLFFFVFFIGAEFYLLTIMCYDRYVSICKPLHYGILLGSRACAHMAAAAWASAFLYSLLHTANTFSLPLCHGNALHQFFCEIPHILKLSCSKSYLRELGLIAVSSCLVFGCFVFIVFSYLQIFRAVLRIPSEQGRHKAFSTCLPHLAVVSLFISTGIFSNLKSSSISSLSLDVALSFLYSVVPPVLNPLIYSLRNQELKAAVWRLITRWFQEH from the coding sequence atgtccaacagcagctccatcagccacttcctcctgctggcattggcagacacccggcagctgcagctcctgcacttctgcctcttgctgggcatctccctggctgccctcctgggcaacggcctcatcatcagcgccgtagcctgtGGCCACCACCggcacacgcccatgttcttcttcctgctcaacctggccctcagcgacctgggctccatctgcaccactgtccccaaagccatgcacaattccctctgggacaccagggacatctcctacactggatgtgctgctcagctctttttctttgtgttcttcaTTGGAGCAGAGTTTTATCtgctgaccatcatgtgctacgaccgctacgtgtccatctgcaaacccctgcactacgggatcctcctgggcagcagagcttgtgcccacatggcagcagctgcctgggccagtgcctttctctattcgctgctgcacacagccaatacattttccctgcctctgtgtcatggcaatgccctgcaccaattcttctgtgaaatcccacatatcctcaagctctcctgctccaaatcctatCTCAGGGAACTTGGGCTCATTGCTGTAAGTTCCTGTTTGGtatttggctgttttgtgttcattgttttctcctactTGCAGATTTTCAGGGCTGTACTGAGAATCCcttctgagcagggacggcacaaagccttttccacctgcctccctcaccttgCCGTGGTCTCCCTGTTCATCAGCACTGGCATATTTTCCAACCTAAAGTCCTCATCCATCTCGTCGCTATCCCTGGATGTGGCCCTGTCAtttctgtactcggtggtgcctccagtcctgaaccccctcatctacagcctgaggaaccaggagctcaaggctgcagtatGGAGACTGATAACTAGATGGtttcaggaacattaa